In the genome of Palaemon carinicauda isolate YSFRI2023 chromosome 20, ASM3689809v2, whole genome shotgun sequence, one region contains:
- the LOC137659699 gene encoding filamin A-interacting protein 1-like: MKTRFCEMELESGEMECKQSHPVEDILGKPNEEMDQIPKSSNSLEDVRREKDVLARMLVGQRQEKEELKTKVQELTERCDHQEAQLEWQDLEIFRMDRLLEVLHRQLLIFKKMTKDLSLAIMDLDEEKASLEDLLEWRNSECQDMSCLLLEQNEELVELEREAESWRLASRRWHQEKIHLIGYIVWQKQEIAERDGLIQHQQEQLQIISTKCNQQFSKLRELREEVLCHSKECQTLKDDLLKQSGTLCVVTKQNEELQMQVNLFEENTWRLQKLALEE; the protein is encoded by the coding sequence ATGAAAACCCGCTTTTGTGAAATGGAACTCGAAAGCGGAGAAATGGAATGCAAGCAGAGTCATCCAGTCGAAGACATTCTGGGAAAACCCAACGAAGAAATGGATCAAATTCCAAAATCTTCAAACTCCCTGGAAGATGTAAGGCGTGAGAAGGATGTCCTGGCTCGGATGCTGGTCGGCCAGAGGCAGGAAAAGGAAGAGCTGAAGACCAAAGTCCAAGAGCTGACTGAAAGGTGTGACCATCAAGAGGCCCAGCTGGAATGGCAAGATCTGGAAATCTTCCGTATGGACCGTCTTCTTGAGGTCCTTCATAGACAGTTGCTGATCTTCAAGAAGATGACGAAGGACCTGTCTTTGGCTATCATGGATCTGGATGAAGAGAAAGCCTCGCTAGAAGATCTTCTCGAATGGCGAAATTCCGAATGCCAGGATATGTCCTGTTTACTTCTGGAGCAGAATGAAGAACTGGTGGAACTGGAAAGGGAAGCTGAGAGCTGGCGTCTTGCAAGTCGAAGGTGGCACCAAGAGAAGATCCACTTGATTGGCTACATTGTCTGGCAGAAGCAGGAAATAGCAGAAAGGGACGGCCTCATTCAACACCAACAAGAACAACTCCAGATTATTTCAACGAAATGTAACCAGCAATTTTCAAAGTTACGAGAACTGAGAGAGGAGGTCCTCTGTCACAGCAAAGAGTGCCAGACTTTGAAAGATGATCTTTTAAAACAGAGTGGAACTCTGTGTGTTGTAACTAAACAGAATGAGGAGTTGCAAATGCAAGTAAATCTTTTTGAGGAAAACACCTGGAGGTTGCAGAAGCTGGCTTTGGAAGAGTAG